The region ACCACACCCTGTTTCGCAGCGGCATCAAAGCGCTGCTTTCCCGCCAAAGCGATTTTGAAGTCATCGGCGAAGCTTCAGACGGCCTGTCGGGCGTAAAATTGGTTGAGCAGCAAACGCCTGATATTGTACTGCTCGACTTGGATATGCCGGTCATGAACGGCCGCGAAGCCTTGGCTCAGATTTTGAGCGCGAATCCCAACCAAACCGTGATTATGCTCACCGTTTCCGAAGACAGCGACGATTTGACCGAATGTATGCGCATCGGCGCACGCGGTTTCTTGTTGAAAAACATCAACGCCGATTTCCTGCTCGACAGCATCCGCAAAGCGGTTGATGGCGACAATGTATTTTCACCGGAAATGACCTCGCGCTTGGTGCAATCGTTAATTTCTCCTGCCGCGCCCCGT is a window of Neisseria yangbaofengii DNA encoding:
- a CDS encoding response regulator, which translates into the protein MSIQIILIDDHTLFRSGIKALLSRQSDFEVIGEASDGLSGVKLVEQQTPDIVLLDLDMPVMNGREALAQILSANPNQTVIMLTVSEDSDDLTECMRIGARGFLLKNINADFLLDSIRKAVDGDNVFSPEMTSRLVQSLISPAAPRTDVALSALTPRESEILGYLAAGHSNKVIARHLDLAESTIKVHVQNILRKLNLSSRVQAAVYAVQHKVPQPEGI